From Enterococcus wangshanyuanii, the proteins below share one genomic window:
- a CDS encoding ABC transporter ATP-binding protein codes for MGYALEIKDLKKVYATGVEALRGIDLTVEEGDFYALLGPNGAGKSTTIGIITSLVNKTSGKVKVFDYDLDTDLVRAKQQIGLVPQEFNFNPFETVQQIVVNQAGYYGVSRKEALERSEKYLKQSNLWEKRNERARMLSGGMKRRLMIARALMHEPRLLILDEPTAGVDIELRREMWEFLRELNESGTTIILTTHYLEEAEMLCRNIGIIQSGELIENTSMKSLLAKLQFETFIFDLAPSDKRPEIVGYKSFLEDEQTLEVEVERNQGINEVFKQLSDQGIKVLSMRNKSNRLEELFLKITEEEHHVEEKNV; via the coding sequence ATGGGCTATGCATTAGAAATAAAGGATTTGAAAAAAGTATACGCAACAGGCGTTGAAGCGCTTCGTGGCATTGACTTAACTGTTGAGGAAGGGGATTTTTATGCGCTTTTAGGACCAAATGGTGCAGGAAAATCAACAACGATCGGAATTATTACGTCGCTTGTCAATAAAACTTCAGGAAAAGTCAAAGTATTTGATTATGACCTTGATACAGATCTGGTACGTGCGAAACAGCAAATTGGTTTAGTACCACAGGAATTCAACTTTAATCCCTTTGAAACCGTCCAGCAAATCGTAGTCAATCAAGCCGGTTATTACGGGGTATCACGAAAAGAAGCGCTGGAACGCAGTGAAAAATATTTGAAGCAGTCAAATCTTTGGGAAAAACGAAATGAGCGTGCACGGATGCTTTCTGGCGGGATGAAACGTCGTTTGATGATCGCTCGTGCGCTGATGCATGAGCCGCGCTTGTTGATTCTGGATGAACCGACAGCTGGGGTCGATATCGAGCTGCGTCGTGAAATGTGGGAGTTTTTGCGTGAATTGAATGAAAGTGGCACAACTATCATTTTAACGACGCATTATTTAGAAGAAGCAGAAATGCTTTGCCGTAATATTGGGATCATTCAATCAGGGGAATTGATCGAAAATACAAGCATGAAATCTCTTTTGGCAAAATTACAGTTTGAAACGTTTATCTTTGACTTGGCTCCATCGGATAAGAGACCGGAAATCGTTGGCTATAAGAGTTTTCTTGAGGATGAACAGACACTTGAAGTGGAAGTTGAACGTAATCAAGGAATCAATGAAGTATTCAAACAGTTGAGTGACCAAGGAATCAAGGTTCTATCCATGCGTAACAAATCAAATCGTTTGGAAGAGCTGTTTCTGAAAATCACTGAAGAAGAACATCACGTGGAGGAAAAAAATGTCTAA
- a CDS encoding ABC transporter permease: MSNLYFTALKSLAVKETNRYLRIWVQTLVPPVITTSLYFIIFGKMIGGRIGDMGGFSYMEFIVPGLIMMSAITSSYSNVSSSFFSQKFQKNIEELLVAPVPTHVIIWGFVFGGLGRSVLVGTLVTMISLFFVPLHVYSWFMVIVTLLMTAILFSLAGLLNGIFAQSFDDVSIVPTFVLQPLTYLGGVFYAISMLPPFWQAVSKINPIVYMISGFRFGFLGTEDVPVALSLAILILFIVVLYSVCWYLIDKGRGLRS, from the coding sequence ATGTCTAATCTTTATTTTACAGCTTTAAAAAGCTTAGCAGTCAAAGAAACAAATCGTTACCTGCGGATCTGGGTCCAAACCTTAGTACCGCCAGTCATTACGACATCATTGTATTTTATTATTTTTGGGAAAATGATTGGAGGACGGATCGGAGATATGGGTGGCTTTTCTTATATGGAATTTATCGTCCCTGGCTTGATCATGATGTCAGCTATCACAAGCTCTTATTCAAACGTATCTTCTTCTTTTTTCTCACAGAAATTCCAGAAAAATATTGAAGAGCTGTTGGTTGCACCAGTACCGACACATGTGATCATTTGGGGCTTTGTCTTCGGTGGTCTTGGCCGAAGCGTGCTAGTTGGAACACTAGTTACGATGATTTCGTTATTTTTTGTTCCCCTGCACGTCTATTCATGGTTCATGGTGATCGTGACACTTCTAATGACGGCGATCTTATTCTCTTTAGCAGGGCTATTAAATGGGATCTTCGCGCAGTCTTTTGATGATGTGTCGATTGTGCCAACGTTTGTTTTACAGCCGTTGACTTATCTTGGCGGTGTTTTCTATGCGATTTCAATGTTGCCGCCATTTTGGCAAGCTGTTTCAAAAATAAATCCGATCGTTTACATGATTTCAGGCTTTCGCTTTGGTTTTTTAGGAACAGAAGATGTGCCAGTAGCATTATCACTAGCCATTTTAATTCTCTTTATCGTGGTGCTTTATTCTGTATGCTGGTACTTGATCGATAAAGGACGCGGCTTGAGAAGTTAA
- a CDS encoding MFS transporter, whose translation MTHSINKHALIFGFTTVFLTGLGLTIVSPVLPFLVSDYTKDPSKQATIVTSLMSVYALAVFIVAPILGSLSDRYGRRPVLILSLLGSALGYVIFGISGALWVLFLGRIIEGATGGEISAIFAYFADITPESERTKYFGWISALVGVGTTLGPIIGGTLATFGHRVPMYAGAVVTLLNAAYGYFFMPESLVRSKRTPKLKVKQLHPFGQLSNSFSLLSIKWLLLTGFLVWLPNGSLQAIFSQFSIDTFAWQPVLIGLTFSIIGILDIFSQAFIMPRLLKIMPDKTIALVGMISELVGYFFIALSALTAHSGCFLLGMIFFGLGDSVFGPSFNGMLSKSVSASEQGQIQGSAQSMQALARVIGPLIGGQLYAVFSHAAPAFMGIFLIGFAAFVLRISTIK comes from the coding sequence ATGACTCATTCTATCAATAAACATGCGTTGATTTTTGGTTTTACTACTGTTTTTTTAACTGGATTAGGTTTAACTATCGTTAGTCCAGTATTGCCATTTTTAGTTTCTGATTATACAAAAGATCCTAGCAAACAGGCAACGATCGTCACTTCACTCATGTCAGTTTATGCTTTAGCCGTTTTTATAGTTGCACCTATCTTAGGCTCTTTAAGCGACCGCTATGGGCGCCGACCTGTACTGATCCTCAGTTTGTTAGGTTCAGCTTTGGGTTACGTTATTTTTGGCATAAGCGGAGCTCTTTGGGTCCTTTTCCTAGGTCGAATCATCGAAGGAGCGACTGGGGGAGAAATCTCTGCGATTTTTGCTTATTTTGCAGATATCACTCCTGAAAGCGAACGAACAAAATATTTCGGCTGGATCAGCGCACTCGTCGGTGTCGGAACAACGTTAGGTCCGATCATCGGCGGTACTCTGGCTACATTCGGTCATCGAGTTCCGATGTATGCTGGAGCTGTTGTTACTTTATTAAACGCGGCATACGGGTATTTTTTCATGCCGGAAAGTCTCGTAAGATCAAAACGTACACCTAAGCTGAAAGTAAAACAGCTTCATCCCTTTGGTCAACTATCAAATAGCTTCTCCCTTCTATCAATCAAATGGTTATTGCTCACTGGCTTTCTTGTTTGGCTGCCAAATGGTTCATTGCAAGCGATTTTTTCGCAATTTTCAATTGATACTTTCGCTTGGCAGCCTGTTCTGATCGGTCTAACTTTTTCGATCATCGGTATACTGGATATTTTCTCCCAAGCATTCATTATGCCTCGTTTATTAAAAATCATGCCAGATAAAACTATTGCTTTGGTAGGGATGATCAGTGAACTTGTTGGATACTTTTTTATTGCCTTATCGGCACTTACTGCCCACTCTGGATGCTTCCTTTTAGGGATGATTTTCTTCGGTTTAGGTGATTCTGTTTTTGGGCCTTCTTTTAATGGAATGTTATCAAAATCAGTTAGTGCAAGTGAGCAAGGTCAAATTCAGGGGAGTGCGCAGAGTATGCAAGCTTTGGCTCGCGTGATCGGACCGTTGATCGGCGGACAATTGTATGCTGTATTTAGTCATGCAGCGCCCGCATTTATGGGAATTTTCTTGATTGGATTCGCTGCTTTTGTTCTAAGAATATCTACAATCAAATGA